A stretch of Salvelinus alpinus chromosome 4, SLU_Salpinus.1, whole genome shotgun sequence DNA encodes these proteins:
- the LOC139574625 gene encoding splicing regulatory glutamine/lysine-rich protein 1-like isoform X1 — MMDNTTPPALKEMKDVEKEKEMVEGELENGEHDDDNDDGFLGLLNDVDQHPPSVFGTVKPQTKLLSSPDSPSNSLELQGHKRGPEERPRHLEDTEPASDMHVTRGLLVDIQRCDNRVWERGEERGEERGKVEEEEWSESERVNNSRMNRRSAKERWRLRKRERLGGSMPAAKTEGWEKMERRERWSGSRRMRKMEEEEGMQDGGVLNERSEERKSTEEIGDTETARIGDREIDREGTGDSEMEVENAGDRKMEGERAGDSKMEGESVRDREKDGEKEGASSLSSERSWSPSPHPILSRMHMHSSVSSSSSSFNCSSAESDDVFSEGEDTASKRSTMRRCRSWRTFLTVMQWSVRRQSSWVQLAGHQGMCPFNNTNTSI, encoded by the exons ATGATGGACAACACAACACCCCCAGCTCTGAAGGAAATGAAGGATGTAGAGAAAGAAAAGGAGATGGTAGAAGGAGAGTTGGAGAATGGAGAACATGACGATGACAATGATGATGGATTTCTTGGACTCTTGAATGATGTCGACCAACATCCGCCCAGTGTGTTTGGTACGGTGAAACCACAAACCAAACTTCTCTCTAGCCCGGACTCACCCTCTAACAGTCTGGAACTACAAGGCCATAAAAGAGGACCAGAAGAGAGACCAAGGCATCTGGAAGATACAGAACCAGCCTCTGACATGCATGTGACTCGAGGCCTTTTGGTTGATATTCAAAGATGTGACAATAGAGtgtgggagaggggagaagaaaggggagaagagaggggaaaagtagaagaagaggagtggtcagagagtgagagagtaaaCAATTCAAGGATGAACAGAAGGAGCGcaaaggagagatggagactgaggaagagggagaggttgGGAGGGAGCATGCCAGCAGCAAAGACAGAGGGATGGgaaaagatggagagaagagagagatggagcgggtCAAGGAGGATGAGAAAaatggaagaggaagaggggatgCAAGATGGAGGTGTGCTGaatgagaggagtgaggagaggaagAGTACAGAGGAGATAGGGGATACAGAGACAGCGAGGAtaggggatagagagatagacagagagggcacaggggaCAGCGAGATGGAAGTAGAAAATGCAGGGGACAGAAAGATGGAAGGAGAGCGTGCAGGGGATAgtaagatggaaggagagagtgtcagggatagagagaaggatgGCGAGAAGGAGGGTGCCAGCAGCCTGAGCTCTGAACGGAGCTGGTCTCCTTCCCCCCATCCCATCCTCTCCAGGATGCACATGCACTCCTCcgtctcatcctcctcttcctccttcaacTGCTCCTCAGCGGAGAGCGATGATGTCTTCAGCGAAGGAGAGGACACAGCCAGCAAAAGGAGCACCATGAGGAGG TGTCGCTCCTGGAGGACCTTCCTAACCGTGATGCAGTGGTCAGTGCGTCGGCAGAGCTCATGGGTCCAGCTAGCAGGACATCAAGGCATGTGTCCATtcaacaacacaaacacatcaATATAG
- the LOC139574624 gene encoding seipin-like isoform X4, with the protein MDTGTEPMGTGGHHGSGDPVGPALLWLQDTVTTVTLQARQRVLQGALLLCALGLLLWTAIFLYGSFYYSYMPLATYSTPVHYYYRTDCDSSTSLLCSFPTANVSLLRNGKNQVMTYGQPYRISLELEMPESPANQELGMFMVKMFCYSGQGQTVTSSARSTMLRYRSGLLQTLGTLFLIPFFLAGTADQKQLVEVELFSEYREDSYAPSIGAIIEIQSQRVQIYSANLYIHAHFTGIRYFLYNFPTLSAVMGVASNLSFLSVLLLFSYLRFIWGRVINPQKLKDRIHLHQRLAGMDESEDTEHLQVYQDDTTGIENSSSDALLEAHQITATHLNQKEESILKADGGEMDIKHGRFQSEIDEEEIIAEEEVDNMGMSLDPELEGSSETAKQPDSIPSTLTGTSTCVIS; encoded by the exons ATGGACACAGGAACTGAACCTATGGGCACCGGAGGTCATCATGGGTCAGGTGATCCAGTTGGACCGGCGCTGCTCTGGCTCCAGGACACTGTTACCACGGTAACACTGCAGGCGCGTCAGAGGGTGTTACAGGGAGCGTTGTTACTGTGTGCTCTGGGACTGTTACTATGGACCGCCATCTTCCTCTACGGGAGCTTCTACTACTCCTACATGCCCCTAGCCACCTACAGTACacctgtccactactactacag GACGGACTGTGACTCCTCAACTTCTCTTCTCTGCTCCTTCCCCACCGCCAACGTCTCTCTCCTGAGGAATGGCAAGAACCAG GTGATGACATACGGCCAGCCCTATCGGATCTCTCTGGAGCTGGAGATGCCCGAGTCGCCAGCCAATCAGGAGTTAGGAATGTTCATGGTCAAGATGTTCTGTTACTCCGGACAGGGGCAGACTGTGACCTCTTCAGCACGATCT ACAATGCTGCGGTATCGCTCCGGCCTGCTCCAGACTCTGGGAACACTGTTTCTCATCCCGTTCTTCCTGGCTGGAACGGCTGACCAGAAACAGCTGGTAGAGGTGGAGCTCTTCTCCGAATACAGAGAGGATTCT taTGCCCCCTCTATAGGAGCCATCATTGAAATCCAGTCTCAAAGGGTGCAGATCTACTCAGCAAATCTCTACATTCACGCTCACTTCACTGGCATAAG gTACTTCCTGTACAACTTCCCGACACTGTCAGCAGTAATGGGTGTGGCCAGTAACTTGTCCTTCCTcagtgtcctcctcctcttcagctACCTGAGGTTCATCTGGGGCCGAGTTATCAACCCCCAAAAG TTGAAGGATAGGATTCATCTTCATCAGAGGCTAGCCGGGATGGACGAGAGCGAGGACACTGAACACCTACAAGTTTACCAGGATGACACTACAG GAATCGAGAATTCTTCATCGGATGCACTACTGGAGGCACATCAGATTACAGCAACCCATCTGAACCAGAAGGAAGAGTCCATTCTCAAAGCAGATGGGGGGGAGATGGACATCAAACATGGAAGGTTTCAGAGTGAGATAGACGAAGAAGAGATCATTGCTGAGGAAGAGGTGGATAATATGGGCATGTCTCTTGACCCAGAGTTGGAAGGGTCATCTGAGACAGCAAAGCagccagacagcatccctagcacACTGACTGGAACCTCAACCTGTGTGATATCCTGA
- the LOC139574624 gene encoding seipin-like isoform X2 has product MDTGTEPMGTGGHHGSGDPVGPALLWLQDTVTTVTLQARQRVLQGALLLCALGLLLWTAIFLYGSFYYSYMPLATYSTPVHYYYRTDCDSSTSLLCSFPTANVSLLRNGKNQVMTYGQPYRISLELEMPESPANQELGMFMVKMFCYSGQGQTVTSSARSVRQLSSSSRFTMLRYRSGLLQTLGTLFLIPFFLAGTADQKQLVEVELFSEYREDSYAPSIGAIIEIQSQRVQIYSANLYIHAHFTGIRYFLYNFPTLSAVMGVASNLSFLSVLLLFSYLRFIWGRVINPQKVRDRIHLHQRLAGMDESEDTEHLQVYQDDTTGIENSSSDALLEAHQITATHLNQKEESILKADGGEMDIKHGRFQSEIDEEEIIAEEEVDNMGMSLDPELEGSSETAKQPDSIPSTLTGTSTCVIS; this is encoded by the exons ATGGACACAGGAACTGAACCTATGGGCACCGGAGGTCATCATGGGTCAGGTGATCCAGTTGGACCGGCGCTGCTCTGGCTCCAGGACACTGTTACCACGGTAACACTGCAGGCGCGTCAGAGGGTGTTACAGGGAGCGTTGTTACTGTGTGCTCTGGGACTGTTACTATGGACCGCCATCTTCCTCTACGGGAGCTTCTACTACTCCTACATGCCCCTAGCCACCTACAGTACacctgtccactactactacag GACGGACTGTGACTCCTCAACTTCTCTTCTCTGCTCCTTCCCCACCGCCAACGTCTCTCTCCTGAGGAATGGCAAGAACCAG GTGATGACATACGGCCAGCCCTATCGGATCTCTCTGGAGCTGGAGATGCCCGAGTCGCCAGCCAATCAGGAGTTAGGAATGTTCATGGTCAAGATGTTCTGTTACTCCGGACAGGGGCAGACTGTGACCTCTTCAGCACGATCT GTAAGGCAGCTCAGCTCCAGCTCTCGCTTT ACAATGCTGCGGTATCGCTCCGGCCTGCTCCAGACTCTGGGAACACTGTTTCTCATCCCGTTCTTCCTGGCTGGAACGGCTGACCAGAAACAGCTGGTAGAGGTGGAGCTCTTCTCCGAATACAGAGAGGATTCT taTGCCCCCTCTATAGGAGCCATCATTGAAATCCAGTCTCAAAGGGTGCAGATCTACTCAGCAAATCTCTACATTCACGCTCACTTCACTGGCATAAG gTACTTCCTGTACAACTTCCCGACACTGTCAGCAGTAATGGGTGTGGCCAGTAACTTGTCCTTCCTcagtgtcctcctcctcttcagctACCTGAGGTTCATCTGGGGCCGAGTTATCAACCCCCAAAAGGTGAGA GATAGGATTCATCTTCATCAGAGGCTAGCCGGGATGGACGAGAGCGAGGACACTGAACACCTACAAGTTTACCAGGATGACACTACAG GAATCGAGAATTCTTCATCGGATGCACTACTGGAGGCACATCAGATTACAGCAACCCATCTGAACCAGAAGGAAGAGTCCATTCTCAAAGCAGATGGGGGGGAGATGGACATCAAACATGGAAGGTTTCAGAGTGAGATAGACGAAGAAGAGATCATTGCTGAGGAAGAGGTGGATAATATGGGCATGTCTCTTGACCCAGAGTTGGAAGGGTCATCTGAGACAGCAAAGCagccagacagcatccctagcacACTGACTGGAACCTCAACCTGTGTGATATCCTGA
- the LOC139574624 gene encoding seipin-like isoform X3, with protein sequence MDTGTEPMGTGGHHGSGDPVGPALLWLQDTVTTVTLQARQRVLQGALLLCALGLLLWTAIFLYGSFYYSYMPLATYSTPVHYYYRTDCDSSTSLLCSFPTANVSLLRNGKNQVMTYGQPYRISLELEMPESPANQELGMFMVKMFCYSGQGQTVTSSARSVRQLSSSSRFTMLRYRSGLLQTLGTLFLIPFFLAGTADQKQLVEVELFSEYREDSYAPSIGAIIEIQSQRVQIYSANLYIHAHFTGIRYFLYNFPTLSAVMGVASNLSFLSVLLLFSYLRFIWGRVINPQKDRIHLHQRLAGMDESEDTEHLQVYQDDTTGIENSSSDALLEAHQITATHLNQKEESILKADGGEMDIKHGRFQSEIDEEEIIAEEEVDNMGMSLDPELEGSSETAKQPDSIPSTLTGTSTCVIS encoded by the exons ATGGACACAGGAACTGAACCTATGGGCACCGGAGGTCATCATGGGTCAGGTGATCCAGTTGGACCGGCGCTGCTCTGGCTCCAGGACACTGTTACCACGGTAACACTGCAGGCGCGTCAGAGGGTGTTACAGGGAGCGTTGTTACTGTGTGCTCTGGGACTGTTACTATGGACCGCCATCTTCCTCTACGGGAGCTTCTACTACTCCTACATGCCCCTAGCCACCTACAGTACacctgtccactactactacag GACGGACTGTGACTCCTCAACTTCTCTTCTCTGCTCCTTCCCCACCGCCAACGTCTCTCTCCTGAGGAATGGCAAGAACCAG GTGATGACATACGGCCAGCCCTATCGGATCTCTCTGGAGCTGGAGATGCCCGAGTCGCCAGCCAATCAGGAGTTAGGAATGTTCATGGTCAAGATGTTCTGTTACTCCGGACAGGGGCAGACTGTGACCTCTTCAGCACGATCT GTAAGGCAGCTCAGCTCCAGCTCTCGCTTT ACAATGCTGCGGTATCGCTCCGGCCTGCTCCAGACTCTGGGAACACTGTTTCTCATCCCGTTCTTCCTGGCTGGAACGGCTGACCAGAAACAGCTGGTAGAGGTGGAGCTCTTCTCCGAATACAGAGAGGATTCT taTGCCCCCTCTATAGGAGCCATCATTGAAATCCAGTCTCAAAGGGTGCAGATCTACTCAGCAAATCTCTACATTCACGCTCACTTCACTGGCATAAG gTACTTCCTGTACAACTTCCCGACACTGTCAGCAGTAATGGGTGTGGCCAGTAACTTGTCCTTCCTcagtgtcctcctcctcttcagctACCTGAGGTTCATCTGGGGCCGAGTTATCAACCCCCAAAAG GATAGGATTCATCTTCATCAGAGGCTAGCCGGGATGGACGAGAGCGAGGACACTGAACACCTACAAGTTTACCAGGATGACACTACAG GAATCGAGAATTCTTCATCGGATGCACTACTGGAGGCACATCAGATTACAGCAACCCATCTGAACCAGAAGGAAGAGTCCATTCTCAAAGCAGATGGGGGGGAGATGGACATCAAACATGGAAGGTTTCAGAGTGAGATAGACGAAGAAGAGATCATTGCTGAGGAAGAGGTGGATAATATGGGCATGTCTCTTGACCCAGAGTTGGAAGGGTCATCTGAGACAGCAAAGCagccagacagcatccctagcacACTGACTGGAACCTCAACCTGTGTGATATCCTGA
- the LOC139574624 gene encoding seipin-like isoform X5 yields MDTGTEPMGTGGHHGSGDPVGPALLWLQDTVTTVTLQARQRVLQGALLLCALGLLLWTAIFLYGSFYYSYMPLATYSTPVHYYYRTDCDSSTSLLCSFPTANVSLLRNGKNQVMTYGQPYRISLELEMPESPANQELGMFMVKMFCYSGQGQTVTSSARSTMLRYRSGLLQTLGTLFLIPFFLAGTADQKQLVEVELFSEYREDSYAPSIGAIIEIQSQRVQIYSANLYIHAHFTGIRYFLYNFPTLSAVMGVASNLSFLSVLLLFSYLRFIWGRVINPQKDRIHLHQRLAGMDESEDTEHLQVYQDDTTGIENSSSDALLEAHQITATHLNQKEESILKADGGEMDIKHGRFQSEIDEEEIIAEEEVDNMGMSLDPELEGSSETAKQPDSIPSTLTGTSTCVIS; encoded by the exons ATGGACACAGGAACTGAACCTATGGGCACCGGAGGTCATCATGGGTCAGGTGATCCAGTTGGACCGGCGCTGCTCTGGCTCCAGGACACTGTTACCACGGTAACACTGCAGGCGCGTCAGAGGGTGTTACAGGGAGCGTTGTTACTGTGTGCTCTGGGACTGTTACTATGGACCGCCATCTTCCTCTACGGGAGCTTCTACTACTCCTACATGCCCCTAGCCACCTACAGTACacctgtccactactactacag GACGGACTGTGACTCCTCAACTTCTCTTCTCTGCTCCTTCCCCACCGCCAACGTCTCTCTCCTGAGGAATGGCAAGAACCAG GTGATGACATACGGCCAGCCCTATCGGATCTCTCTGGAGCTGGAGATGCCCGAGTCGCCAGCCAATCAGGAGTTAGGAATGTTCATGGTCAAGATGTTCTGTTACTCCGGACAGGGGCAGACTGTGACCTCTTCAGCACGATCT ACAATGCTGCGGTATCGCTCCGGCCTGCTCCAGACTCTGGGAACACTGTTTCTCATCCCGTTCTTCCTGGCTGGAACGGCTGACCAGAAACAGCTGGTAGAGGTGGAGCTCTTCTCCGAATACAGAGAGGATTCT taTGCCCCCTCTATAGGAGCCATCATTGAAATCCAGTCTCAAAGGGTGCAGATCTACTCAGCAAATCTCTACATTCACGCTCACTTCACTGGCATAAG gTACTTCCTGTACAACTTCCCGACACTGTCAGCAGTAATGGGTGTGGCCAGTAACTTGTCCTTCCTcagtgtcctcctcctcttcagctACCTGAGGTTCATCTGGGGCCGAGTTATCAACCCCCAAAAG GATAGGATTCATCTTCATCAGAGGCTAGCCGGGATGGACGAGAGCGAGGACACTGAACACCTACAAGTTTACCAGGATGACACTACAG GAATCGAGAATTCTTCATCGGATGCACTACTGGAGGCACATCAGATTACAGCAACCCATCTGAACCAGAAGGAAGAGTCCATTCTCAAAGCAGATGGGGGGGAGATGGACATCAAACATGGAAGGTTTCAGAGTGAGATAGACGAAGAAGAGATCATTGCTGAGGAAGAGGTGGATAATATGGGCATGTCTCTTGACCCAGAGTTGGAAGGGTCATCTGAGACAGCAAAGCagccagacagcatccctagcacACTGACTGGAACCTCAACCTGTGTGATATCCTGA
- the LOC139574625 gene encoding inositol-trisphosphate 3-kinase B-like isoform X2 — MLLGNFQLSEGGEVLKRFSEVEAVCLQALMADPLRPFVPQYHGSVTKGGESYIRLKDLLSGLKNPVIMDCKMGVRTYQEEELTKAHTKPTLRTDMYQKMVKVDPTAPTVEEHEQRGVTKWRYLQWRDNTSSTATLGFRIECIMMENGSVQRDFKKMLTPAQVTEALLFFTKSQLHILKAYHSRLQTLDEALKESPFFKAHEVIGSSLLFVHDRTSQASIWMIDFGKTTPLPSSVQLRHDVPWAEGNREDGYLIGLAALTSFVGQAISQAACRQEENHGEEMGSVAHTLQEQEHTQTKSQGGQGEAAQNEGTSDGTRENTSGQYLQECVP, encoded by the exons ATGTTGCTAGGTAACTTCCAGCTGAGTGAGGGGGGTGAGGTGCTGAAGCGTTTCAGTGAGGTGGAGGCTGTGTGTCTTCAGGCCCTCATGGCCGACCCCCTGCGTCCATTTGTACCGCAGTATCATGGCTCGGTCACCAAGGGGGGCGAGAGTTACATCCGCCTGAAGGATTTACTGAGTGGCCTGAAGAACCCTGTCATCATGGACTGCAAGATGGGCGTGAG GACATACCAGGAGGAGGAGTTAACCAAAGCACACACTAAGCCCACCCTGCGGACTGATATGTACCAGAAGATGGTAAAAGTAGATCCGACGGCTCCCACAGTGGAGGAACATGAGCAGCGAGGCGTGACGAAGTGGCGCTACCTGCAGTGGAGGGATAACACCAGCTCAACTGCCACATTAGGCTTCAGGATCGAGTGCATCATG ATGGAGAATGGCAGCGTACAGCGGGACTTTAAGAAGATGCTCACCCCAGCCCAGGTCACCGAGGCCCTCCTCTTCTTCACCAAGAGTCAGCTACACATCCTG AAGGCCTACCATTCCAGACTTCAGACTCTGGATGAAGCACTGAAGGAATCCCCATTTTTCAAAGCCCACGAG GTGATTGGCAGCTCGCTCCTCTTTGTCCACGACCGGACCAGTCAGGCAAGCATCTGGATGATAGACTTTGGGAAGACCACCCCATTGCCTAGCAGTGTGCAGCTGAGGCACGACGTCCCTTGGGCAGAGGGGAATCGGGAGGACGGGTACCTGATCGGGCTGGCCGCCCTCACCTCTTTCGTGGGTCAGGCCATCAGCCAGGCAGCCTGCAGACAGGAGGAGAACCATGGAGAGGAGATGGGCAGTGTCGCACACACCCTGCAggaacaggaacacacacagactAAAAGTCAGGGTGGTCAGGGCGAGGCAGCACAGAATGAAGGTACTTCTGATGGAACAAGAGAGAACACATCAGGACAATACTTACAGGAATGTGTTCCCTAA
- the LOC139574624 gene encoding seipin-like isoform X1 has product MDTGTEPMGTGGHHGSGDPVGPALLWLQDTVTTVTLQARQRVLQGALLLCALGLLLWTAIFLYGSFYYSYMPLATYSTPVHYYYRTDCDSSTSLLCSFPTANVSLLRNGKNQVMTYGQPYRISLELEMPESPANQELGMFMVKMFCYSGQGQTVTSSARSVRQLSSSSRFTMLRYRSGLLQTLGTLFLIPFFLAGTADQKQLVEVELFSEYREDSYAPSIGAIIEIQSQRVQIYSANLYIHAHFTGIRYFLYNFPTLSAVMGVASNLSFLSVLLLFSYLRFIWGRVINPQKLKDRIHLHQRLAGMDESEDTEHLQVYQDDTTGIENSSSDALLEAHQITATHLNQKEESILKADGGEMDIKHGRFQSEIDEEEIIAEEEVDNMGMSLDPELEGSSETAKQPDSIPSTLTGTSTCVIS; this is encoded by the exons ATGGACACAGGAACTGAACCTATGGGCACCGGAGGTCATCATGGGTCAGGTGATCCAGTTGGACCGGCGCTGCTCTGGCTCCAGGACACTGTTACCACGGTAACACTGCAGGCGCGTCAGAGGGTGTTACAGGGAGCGTTGTTACTGTGTGCTCTGGGACTGTTACTATGGACCGCCATCTTCCTCTACGGGAGCTTCTACTACTCCTACATGCCCCTAGCCACCTACAGTACacctgtccactactactacag GACGGACTGTGACTCCTCAACTTCTCTTCTCTGCTCCTTCCCCACCGCCAACGTCTCTCTCCTGAGGAATGGCAAGAACCAG GTGATGACATACGGCCAGCCCTATCGGATCTCTCTGGAGCTGGAGATGCCCGAGTCGCCAGCCAATCAGGAGTTAGGAATGTTCATGGTCAAGATGTTCTGTTACTCCGGACAGGGGCAGACTGTGACCTCTTCAGCACGATCT GTAAGGCAGCTCAGCTCCAGCTCTCGCTTT ACAATGCTGCGGTATCGCTCCGGCCTGCTCCAGACTCTGGGAACACTGTTTCTCATCCCGTTCTTCCTGGCTGGAACGGCTGACCAGAAACAGCTGGTAGAGGTGGAGCTCTTCTCCGAATACAGAGAGGATTCT taTGCCCCCTCTATAGGAGCCATCATTGAAATCCAGTCTCAAAGGGTGCAGATCTACTCAGCAAATCTCTACATTCACGCTCACTTCACTGGCATAAG gTACTTCCTGTACAACTTCCCGACACTGTCAGCAGTAATGGGTGTGGCCAGTAACTTGTCCTTCCTcagtgtcctcctcctcttcagctACCTGAGGTTCATCTGGGGCCGAGTTATCAACCCCCAAAAG TTGAAGGATAGGATTCATCTTCATCAGAGGCTAGCCGGGATGGACGAGAGCGAGGACACTGAACACCTACAAGTTTACCAGGATGACACTACAG GAATCGAGAATTCTTCATCGGATGCACTACTGGAGGCACATCAGATTACAGCAACCCATCTGAACCAGAAGGAAGAGTCCATTCTCAAAGCAGATGGGGGGGAGATGGACATCAAACATGGAAGGTTTCAGAGTGAGATAGACGAAGAAGAGATCATTGCTGAGGAAGAGGTGGATAATATGGGCATGTCTCTTGACCCAGAGTTGGAAGGGTCATCTGAGACAGCAAAGCagccagacagcatccctagcacACTGACTGGAACCTCAACCTGTGTGATATCCTGA